A genomic segment from Melospiza georgiana isolate bMelGeo1 chromosome 17, bMelGeo1.pri, whole genome shotgun sequence encodes:
- the MATN4 gene encoding matrilin-4, with protein MKLLPAAPLLLLLLTTLEARPKPAGVKCRTGPLDIVFVIDSSRSVRPFEFETMRRFMMDIISNLDVGPNATRVGVIQYSSQVQNIFSLKTFFTRADMERAINSIVPLAQGTMTGLAIQYAMNVAFSTQEGARPPHKGIPRIAIIVTDGRPQDRVTEVATQARNAGIEIYAVGIQRADMNSLRAMASPPLEEHVFLVESFELIQQFAKQFQDKLCGVDMCVEREHGCQHSCISTPGSFYCECNPGYRLNGDGKTCSPIDACADGRHGCQHHCVSLRGSYHCRCRPGYYLSHNKRSCTMIDYCSFGNHSCQHECVSIPNGHYCRCRSGFTLQPDGKSCRATDLCNGVDHGCEFKCVSTEGSYHCVCPEGQRLQADGKTCSKCGAGHVDLVMVIDGSKSVRPQNFELVKQFVNRVVDLLEVSPQGTRVGLVQYSSRVRTEFPLNKYHSADEIKKAVMDVEYMEKGTMTGLALKHMVEHSFSEQEGARPLSHNIPRIGLVFTDGRSQDDISEWARRAKESGIVMFAVGVGKAVEEELRAIASEPVEQHFSYSADFTTMTHLVENFSLNICPEEGKGETEIRSPCECEALVQFQTNTVAILQSLTEKIAQMTARLEDLEKQIANKK; from the exons ATgaagctcctgcctgctgcccctctcctcctgctcctcctgacaACACTGGAAGCCAGACCAAAACCTGCAG GCGTGAAATGCAGGACGGGTCCCCTGGACATCGTGTTTGTGATCGACAGCTCGCGCAGCGTGCGCCCCTTCGAGTTCGAGACCATGCGGCGCTTCATGATGGACATCATCAGCAACCTGGACGTGGGCCCCAACGCCACACGG GTGGGGGTGATCCAGTACTCCAGCCAGGTGCAGAACATCTTCTCCCTCAAGACCTTCTTCACGCGGGCGGACATGGAGAGGGCCATCAACAGCATCGTGCCGCTGGCCCAGGGCACCATGACGGGGCTGGCCATCCAGTACGCCATGAACGTGGCCTTCAGCACGCAGGAGGGCGCGCGGCCCCCGCACAAGGGCATCCCCCGCATCGCCATCATCGTCACCGACGGGCGGCCCCAGGACCGCGTCACCGAGGTGGCCACGCAGGCCCGCAACGCCGGCATCGAGATCTACGCCGTGGGCATCCAGCGGGCAGACATGAactccctgcgggccatggccTCCCCGCCGCTGGAGGAGCACGTCTTCCTGGTGGAGTCCTTCGAGCTCATCCAGCAGTTCGCCAAGCAGTTCCAGGACAAGCTTTGTG GGGTGGACATGTGCGTGGAGAGGGAGCAcggctgccagcacagctgcatcAGCACCCCTGGCTCCTTCTACTGCGAGTGCAACCCAGGCTACAGGCTCAATGGGGATGGAAAGACCTGTTCCC CCATCGATGCCTGTGCTGACGGGAGGCACGGCTGCCAGCACCACTGTGTCAGCCTGCGGGGCTCCTACCACTGCCGCTGCCGGCCGGGTTACTACCTCAGCCACAACAAGAGGAGCTGCACAA TGATTGATTACTGCAGCTTTGGGAACCACAGCTGCCAGCACGAGTGTGTGAGCATCCCCAACGGGCACTACTGCCGCTGCCGCAGCGGCTTCACGCTCCAGCCCGATGGCAAGTCCTGCAGGG CCACCGACCTCTGCAACGGGGTGGATCACGGCTGTGAGTTCAAGTGTGTGAGCACAGAGGGCTCCTACCACTGCGTGTGCCCTGAGGGCCAGCGGCTCCAGGCTGATGGCAAGACATGCAGCA agtgTGGAGCTGGGCACGTCGACCTGGTGATGGTGATCGACGGTTCCAAGAGCGTGCGGCCCCAGAACTTTGAGCTGGTGAAGCAGTTTGTGAACCGTGTTGTGGACCTGCTGGAGGTGTCCCCGCAGGGCACGCGGGTGGGGCTGGTGCAGTACTCCAGCCGCGTGCGCACCGAGTTCCCCCTCAACAAGTACCACAGTGCTGATGAGATCAAGAAGGCCGTGATGGATGTGGAGTACATGGAGAAGGGCACCATGACAGGCCTGGCCCTCAAGCACATGGTGgagcacagcttctctgagcaggaAGGTGCCAGGCCTCTCTCCCACAACATCCCCAGAATCGGGCTGGTCTTCACAGATGGACGCTCCCAGGATGACATCTCCGAATGGGCCAGGAGAGCAAAGGAATCAG GGATTGTCATGTTTGCTGTGGGTGTTGGGAAAGCTGTGGAAGAAGAGCTGAGAGCGATCGCCTCCGAGCCAGTGGAGCAGCACTTCTCCTATTCTGCAGACTTCACCACCATGACCCACCTTGTGGAGAACTTCTCCCTGAACATCTGCCCAG AGGAGGGCAAAGGCGAGACGGAGATCCGGAGCCCGTGCGAGTGCGAGGCGCTGGTGCAGTTCCAGACCAACACCGTGGCCATCCTGCAGAGCCTGACCGAGAAAA TTGCTCAGATGACAGCCAGACTTGAAGACCTGGAAAAGCAGATTGCCAACAAGAAGTGA